Proteins from one Clupea harengus chromosome 17, Ch_v2.0.2, whole genome shotgun sequence genomic window:
- the pde9ac gene encoding high affinity cGMP-specific 3',5'-cyclic phosphodiesterase 9A isoform X1 → MFQNVLSQVAEQFSKAFRINELKTEVTNRLAMLEKRVELEGLKVVEIEKCKKDLRKLRDEMTSRGGGRANCPCRYNFPDDGKKPNARRDVPSYPKYTLSRETIEALKKPTFDVWHWEHNEMLSCLEYMFQDLGLVKEFNMNPITLKRWLLAIQENYRNNPFHNFRHCFCVSQVMYGMINLCNLQEKLTLTDLGVLMTAAVCHDLDHPGYNNTYQINARTELAVRYNDISPLENHHCAVAFQILSLPECNIFANVEPEAYKQIRQAIITLILATDMARHGEILDSFKHKVDNFDFTNEEHVICLKMVLIKCCDISNEVRPTEVAEPWVDCLLEEYFMQSDREKCEGLPVAPFMDRDKVTKPTAQIGFIKFVLIPMFETIMKLFPQIEEIMVQPLRDSRDHYEELKQIDDAMTEGSHFLMRFQSGKRLSV, encoded by the exons atgttccagaatgttctatCTCAGGTGGCCGAGCAGTTCAGCAA GGCTTTCCGAATCAATGAGCTGAAAACAGAGGTGACCAACAGGCTGGCCATGCTTGAAAAGAGAGTGGAGT TGGAGGGCCTGAAGGTGGTAGAGATTGAGAAGTGCAAGAAAGATCTCAGGAAACTCCGTGATGAGATGACCTCCAGAGGAGGTGGAAG GGCGAACTGCCCGTGCAGGTACAACTTCCCAGATGATGGGAAGAAGCCAAACGCTCGCCGTGACGTTCCCAGCTATCCAAAG TACACGCTTTCCCGGGAGACCATTGAGGCACTGAAAAAGCCCACCTTTGATGTCTGGCACTGGGAACACAATGAG ATGCTGAGCTGCTTGGAGTACATGTTCCAGGACCTGGGGCTGGTGAAGGAGTTCAACATGAACCCCATCACTCTGAAGCGCTGGCTG CTAGCCATCCAGGAGAACTACAGGAACAACCCCTTCCATAACTTCCGCCACTGCTTCTGTGTCAGCCAGGTGATGTACGGCATGATCAACCTCTGCAACCTGCAG gaGAAGCTGACTTTGACAGACTTGGGAGTTTTGATGACGGCCGCTGTGTGTCACGACCTAGACCACCCAGGCTACAACAACAC gtatcaGATAAACGCGCGTACGGAGCTGGCTGTGCGCTATAACGACATCTCTCCTCTGGAGAACCATCACTGCGCCGTGGCCTTCCAGATCCTGTCGCTGCCCGAGTGCAACATCTTCGCCAACGTGGAGCCTGAGGCCTACAAGCAGATCCGCCAG GCCATCATCACCTTGATCTTAGCCACAGACATGGCGCGGCATGGCGAGATACTGGACTCTTTCAAGCACAAAGTGGACAACTTCGACTTCACTAACGAGGAGCACGTCATATGC tTGAAAATGGTCCTGATCAAGTGCTGTGACATCTCTAATGAGGTGCGGCCGACGGAGGTGGCCGAGCCGTGGGTGGACTGCCTGCTTGAGGAGTACTTCATGCAG AGTGACAGGGAGAAGTGCGAGGGCCTTCCGGTGGCTCCCTTCATGGACCGGGACAAAGTCACCAAGCCGACCGCTCAGATAGGATTCATCAAGTTTGTTCTGATCCCCATGTTTGAGACAATTATGAAG ctctTCCCTCAGATAGAGGAGATCATGGTACAGCCTCTGAGGGACTCACGTGATCACTACGAGGAGCTCAAGCAGATCGATGACGCCATGACCGAG GGATCTCATTTTCTAATGCGATTCCAAAGCGGAAAGCGGCTGTCCGTTTAA
- the pde9ac gene encoding high affinity cGMP-specific 3',5'-cyclic phosphodiesterase 9A isoform X2: protein MGSSSSSYAPKAIYLDVDGKVQKVVFSRYCSPCDIKELLCSSSNIPRNTAIMMVDSEGSLVSIDPTMPINSPSSLYKVVPLSTGQLGEKEDMFQNVLSQVAEQFSKAFRINELKTEVTNRLAMLEKRVELEGLKVVEIEKCKKDLRKLRDEMTSRGGGRANCPCRYNFPDDGKKPNARRDVPSYPKYTLSRETIEALKKPTFDVWHWEHNEMLSCLEYMFQDLGLVKEFNMNPITLKRWLLAIQENYRNNPFHNFRHCFCVSQVMYGMINLCNLQEKLTLTDLGVLMTAAVCHDLDHPGYNNTYQINARTELAVRYNDISPLENHHCAVAFQILSLPECNIFANVEPEAYKQIRQAIITLILATDMARHGEILDSFKHKVDNFDFTNEEHVICLKMVLIKCCDISNEVRPTEVAEPWVDCLLEEYFMQSDREKCEGLPVAPFMDRDKVTKPTAQIGFIKFVLIPMFETIMKLFPQIEEIMVQPLRDSRDHYEELKQIDDAMTEAQKKKTESMSLGGKKK, encoded by the exons ATGGGGTCCAGCTCTTCATCCTACGCCCCCAAGGCTATCTACCTGGACGTGGACGGCAAGGTTCAAAAG GTGGTGTTTAGTCGGTACTGTTCTCCGTGTGACATTAAAGaactcctctgttcctcttcaAACATACCAAG gAACACAGCCATCATGATGGTGGATTCTGAGGGGTCCCTCGTCTCAATCGACCCCACCATGCCCATCAACTCACCCAG CTCACTGTACAAGGTTGTGCCCCTGTCTACTGGACAGCTTGGAG agaaagaggatatgttccagaatgttctatCTCAGGTGGCCGAGCAGTTCAGCAA GGCTTTCCGAATCAATGAGCTGAAAACAGAGGTGACCAACAGGCTGGCCATGCTTGAAAAGAGAGTGGAGT TGGAGGGCCTGAAGGTGGTAGAGATTGAGAAGTGCAAGAAAGATCTCAGGAAACTCCGTGATGAGATGACCTCCAGAGGAGGTGGAAG GGCGAACTGCCCGTGCAGGTACAACTTCCCAGATGATGGGAAGAAGCCAAACGCTCGCCGTGACGTTCCCAGCTATCCAAAG TACACGCTTTCCCGGGAGACCATTGAGGCACTGAAAAAGCCCACCTTTGATGTCTGGCACTGGGAACACAATGAG ATGCTGAGCTGCTTGGAGTACATGTTCCAGGACCTGGGGCTGGTGAAGGAGTTCAACATGAACCCCATCACTCTGAAGCGCTGGCTG CTAGCCATCCAGGAGAACTACAGGAACAACCCCTTCCATAACTTCCGCCACTGCTTCTGTGTCAGCCAGGTGATGTACGGCATGATCAACCTCTGCAACCTGCAG gaGAAGCTGACTTTGACAGACTTGGGAGTTTTGATGACGGCCGCTGTGTGTCACGACCTAGACCACCCAGGCTACAACAACAC gtatcaGATAAACGCGCGTACGGAGCTGGCTGTGCGCTATAACGACATCTCTCCTCTGGAGAACCATCACTGCGCCGTGGCCTTCCAGATCCTGTCGCTGCCCGAGTGCAACATCTTCGCCAACGTGGAGCCTGAGGCCTACAAGCAGATCCGCCAG GCCATCATCACCTTGATCTTAGCCACAGACATGGCGCGGCATGGCGAGATACTGGACTCTTTCAAGCACAAAGTGGACAACTTCGACTTCACTAACGAGGAGCACGTCATATGC tTGAAAATGGTCCTGATCAAGTGCTGTGACATCTCTAATGAGGTGCGGCCGACGGAGGTGGCCGAGCCGTGGGTGGACTGCCTGCTTGAGGAGTACTTCATGCAG AGTGACAGGGAGAAGTGCGAGGGCCTTCCGGTGGCTCCCTTCATGGACCGGGACAAAGTCACCAAGCCGACCGCTCAGATAGGATTCATCAAGTTTGTTCTGATCCCCATGTTTGAGACAATTATGAAG ctctTCCCTCAGATAGAGGAGATCATGGTACAGCCTCTGAGGGACTCACGTGATCACTACGAGGAGCTCAAGCAGATCGATGACGCCATGACCGAG gcacagaagaaaaaaactgaaagtaTGTCTCTAGGAGGGAAGAAGAAGTGA